One stretch of Argiope bruennichi chromosome 3, qqArgBrue1.1, whole genome shotgun sequence DNA includes these proteins:
- the LOC129963032 gene encoding uncharacterized protein LOC129963032: MLWLLYILQLAQSLAFPYFRMRVLICLIFVFVSVASGSQKCSEYDFPCDDGECIDSALWCDSQKDCSDGSDEKYCKKSGYFNKDPNNCPSSYFKCNNGPCIPLIGRCDGYESCEDSSDEKNCGNPSSAEESDETPPSSTPVSPLGVRMSPAAASTLRTTTTTKQPLVKPESRAPKHSDTADDVHFSVQTVYSNVRPSGYTHQRNMARTWLISQRKGDFGWGDETPRAVTALYLSNVQQAASRNETDLLMVKQLEVQLSLDIARNGTKVMKLTNLALYINALMASCKDAKNFYGENLVQTLRNGVDAAHRSAEFINPSVYLTLCINNATTYDDTRKLHDIFTSKIASMVRIDIQALALLTATCIHGNTNFLAASMYDGLRSRFIQRMKVGGLPGNVYEAALIAQALQEMKVTQPGLLEFILKQQQGDGSFGSILATYLVLPVLAGRSFLQMNDHCGQRYISDLAPLEVLKNSKRRKIYVQYALNYGNPPQISQMIQMQVAEGINFLDVMRLAQEVNPKYRFLLDGHRENPVVYSIGGIPNDAEKGMFWTLHLASNSNRARGDAGRLTPYSGNIKELIPHAGDEFVFWMRSL; this comes from the exons ATGCTGTGGCTTTTGTACATTCTACAGCTTGCACAAAGTCTTGCTTTTCCATACTTCAGGATGAGGGTgcttatttgtttaatatttgtttttgtttctgtcGCCAGTG GTTCTCAAAAGTGCTCAGAATACGATTTCCCGTGCGATGATGGCGAATGTATAGATTCGGCACTGTGGTGCGACTCGCAGAAAGATTGCAGTGATGGATCAGacgaaaaatattgcaaaaaatctGGCTACTTTAACAAAG ATCCTAACAACTGTCCGTCAAGTTACTTCAAATGCAACAATGGACCTTGTATACCCCTAATCGGACGATGTGATGGGTACGAGAGTTGTGAAGATTCGTCCGATGAAAAGAACTGTGGAAATCCAAGCTCTGCTGAAGAAA GTGATGAGACACCTCCTTCCTCTACTCCAGTGTCTCCATTGGGAGTACGGATGTCACCAGCAGCCGCATCAACCCTACGTACTACCACCACGACCAAGCAGCCTCTGGTTAAACCAGAATCTCGTGCTCCGAAACATTCTGACACTGCTGATGATGTGCACTTCTCTGTTCAGACTGTATATTCAAATGTGCGTCCTTCTGGCTACACTCATCAGCGCAACATGGCTCGCACTTGGCTTATTTCACAAAGGAAAGGCGACTTTGGTTGGGGAGATGAAACTCCAAGGGCTGTAACTGCTCTATACCTCTCTAATGTGCAACAGGCGGCCAGTAGAAATGAAACCGACTTGCTAATGGTGAAACAACTTGAAGTACAGCTTTCTTTAGACATAGCCAG AAACGGAACGAAAGTTATGAAGCTGACGAATCTTGCATTGTATATAAATGCTCTTATGGCTAGCTGTAAAGATGCTAAGAACTTTTATGGTGAGAACTTGGTTCAAACTTTGCGTAATGGTGTGGATGCTGCCCATAGATCAGCTGAATTCATTAACCCATCTGTTTATCTGACTCTCTGTATCAACAACGCTACTACTTATGATGACACAAGGAAACTACACGACATATTTACAAGCAAAATTGCCTCCATGGTTAGAATAG ATATCCAAGCACTGGCGCTGTTGACTGCTACTTGCATTCATGGAAATACGAATTTCCTTGCTGCATCGATGTATGACGGCTTGAGAAGTCGGTTTATTCAAAGAATGAAGGTCGGTGGCCTGCCAGGAAATGTTTATGAAGCGGCTTTGATCGCACAG GCTCTCCAAGAAATGAAGGTAACCCAGCCAGGCCTACTGGAATTCATACTGAAGCAACAGCAGGGAGACGGCTCATTCGGTAGCATATTAGCAACATACTTGGTATTACCCGTTCTAGCTGGTCGAAGTTTTCTGCAAATGAACGACCACTGCGGCCAACGGTACATCTCGG ATCTTGCTCCTCTTGAGGTACTGAAAAACTCGAAGCGTAGAAAGATATATGTACAGTACGCTCTGAACTATGGAAATCCTCCTCAAATATCGCAAATGATCCAAATGCAAGTAGCCGAAGGGATCAACTTCTTGGATGTCATGAGACTTGCACAAGAAGTCAATCCAAAATACAG GTTTTTGTTGGATGGCCATCGTGAAAATCCAGTTGTTTATTCAATTGGTGGTATTCCCAATGATGCTGAAAAAGGAATGTTTTGGACACTCCACTTGGCTTCCAATAGTAACAGGGCTAGAGGTGACGCAGGGCGTCTTACTCCGTATTCAGGAA